The Phragmites australis chromosome 13, lpPhrAust1.1, whole genome shotgun sequence DNA window AGACGGGAGCTCGTAGTCGTCGGCCGGAGGTAGGGAAGCAGCAGCCGTGCAGAAGGTGGAGAAGGATTGTCCAGCAGACGAATTGTGAAGACTTGTCCTGGTTTGGATTTTCTCAGAATTTCACTTTCTTATTGTTTTGGGTCGTTTTTATCACCAGTGATTGATCATATTTCAATTTCTTACTCCTAGTGAACATAATATCTTCAGTCGAGAAAAGAATAGTgcttaagattttttttttcaaggaatGCTTAGATATATGTAAGGAGCATTGTAATTGTATTTGCAACCGAGAGATACTCCTTTTCTTTGATAAGAAGAACCATTTGAACACAATGAATTGAAATTGAATGGTTGAAACGAGCTTTTCTCCCTTCAATCAATTACACTTGCGAAACTTCTCAGATATTACAATTGCAAATCGATCCACCAAATGAATTAAACACCCCCAAACAAAAGACTGAGCTGCCCGTGGGTCCAATTCTTTTCCAACGGGGAGCACTTATTCAACCTCCTTAACCAATTCTGACGATCTCTGTCCCTGATCCATCCAATTCCAACTCCATCAAAGGCCTCGTTGCCATTTCCCTTTGAAATCTGATTAAACCCTCAAGTTTAGCGTGTGCTTGAGGTCCCCGACGTGGAGCGTGTGGCTGCCTAGCGCCACCTTCCGGTTGCCCAGCTCGTCCACGACACTCAGGTCCTTGCACACGTCCACCTTGAACGCCACCACGCCCGCCTGCCCGGGCTCCAGGGCCACCTTCTCGAACCCGAGCAGGTGCTTCGCCGGCGCGTTGTGCACCGACGGCGGGGACGAGAACAGGAACACGGTGTGCCCGCCGGCCATCTTGCCCGCGTTCCGCACCCTGAGGTGCACGTCGAAAGCCAGGTTCTCGCAGTGCCCGCCCTCGGCCTCCACGGACAGGCAGTGTTCGGTGAGGCACGTGTGGCCCTCCGCGAGCGGCACGGCCACCTGCTTCGGCGCGGACACGAGGTGGTGCGCGAAGCTGGTGTAGCTCAGCCCGTCCCCGAACGCGTACACCGTGTCGCCGGTGTAGAAACGGTACGTCCGGCCGGGGTAACCCGTCGACGGGTCCGGCCGCATGCGCATGTCGGTCATCGGGACCTTCGTGAATGACTCGGGGTACCACGTCACCGGCAACCTTCCACCTGTGATCATCATCAAAACGGTGTGCTCAGACGTTCGAGCTAATATTATAAGCAGTGGAGAGAATGAGCAATGCGATTGCAGACGCAGGACGCCGCTTACTTGGGTTGTGGTGTCCGAAGAGAATGTCGGCGATTGCGGCGCCGCCGGCTTCGCCGGGGTAGCCGACCCAAAGAATGGCGGAGATTTTGTCGCTGGACTTGGCGAACGAGATATCGAACGGGCCACCGGACATGATGACGAGGATGCACGGCCCCCTGGAGGCATTGGCGACCGCGGAGACGAGCTGCGGCTGCTGGCCTGGCAGGAGGAGGCTCGTCCGGTCCAGGCTCTCGCGCTCGATGGACTGGTCGGCGCCAACGACCAGCACGGTCACGTCAGCGCTGGCCGCAGCCTTCGTGGCGGCGTCGAGCTGGAGGCTGTTCCCGCTGCACCCGACGTTGGCGCAGCCCGGCTGGTACACGGTGGCAACGTTCGCGCCCAGGCCCTGTAGAGGCGTCGTGTACTTGCATGGCGTACCTGTATTACATCAGCAATGCACAGCGGTCAGCGAACACCTTCTACTGGTAACAGAGTTGATTAAGAAGTCCTTAGCAGTAAGAAATTCTACAGTAATTACCTTCGTAATTGCCGATCATGGTGAAGCTGGCATTAGCGTTGGGGCCAATGACGGCCACGGACTTGATGGACTTGGCGGAGAGCGGGAGCGCGCCACTGTTCTTGAGGAGCACGATGCCCTGGCGCGCGGTCTCGCGGGCCAGCTCCTGGTTGGATGACGTGCACACATCCTTGGGGCCGAGGTTGCCGAAGGGGAGCTTCCGCGGGTCACCGTCGAAGAATCCCAGCCGCATGAGCACGATGAAGTTGTTGGTGATGGCACGGTCGACGTCGGACTCCGACAGCTTGCCGGCCTTCACGGCCGCCACGGTGTGCTGCGCCAGGAAGTTGCCGCAGTTCAGGTCCAGCCCTGCCGCAGTTTGGCCAAGCCACGTTAGGAAACATGCAGAGATGAATCAAGAAATGGTGAATTTTTTTCACGTAGCAGAGCATCAACAGAGCTGGCCCTCAGTTAGCATAAATTTTGTTTACAGTTTAAGACTAAAGTTATTATCACTCGAGCTCTGTTCATCAAACTATTTGCCAAAAATACATGAGAATAAGTAAATGATACAGATCAATGAATAGTGATAGCTGTTAATCAATATTACTGAAAGAAAAATTTGTGATGAAATGACTAACATATGATCTGGGCAAACACTAGAGCTACTTGTACACTTCACGAAAATTGAAATACATGGATTACTTATACTACCAGTAAGAAACAACATATGTTAAACAGCATCTACTAGTATTGCGGTTACACTGACACTGTTGAGAATAATTTTGTTAGGTCAGGTTGCAGGTTGTTAAGGGGTCAAAGGCCCGTTGA harbors:
- the LOC133888394 gene encoding beta-D-xylosidase 4-like, which translates into the protein MAMAGPPFSASAVVAVAVVAALICCNVARAQTPVFACDASNATLAAYGFCNRSASASARAADLVSRLTLAEKVGFLVDKQAALPRLGIPLYEWWSEALHGVSYVGPGTRFSPLVPAATSFPQPILTAASFNVTLFRAIGEVVSNEARAMHNVGLAGLTFWSPNINIFRDPRWGRGQETPGEDPLLTSKYAVGYVTGLQNAGAGDSLKVAACCKHYTAYDVDNWKGVERYTFNAVVSQQDLDDTFQPPFKSCVIDGNVASVMCSYNQVNGKPTCADKDLLSGVIRGDWKLNGYISSDCDSVDVLYNNQHYTKTPEDAAAISIKAGLDLNCGNFLAQHTVAAVKAGKLSESDVDRAITNNFIVLMRLGFFDGDPRKLPFGNLGPKDVCTSSNQELARETARQGIVLLKNSGALPLSAKSIKSVAVIGPNANASFTMIGNYEGTPCKYTTPLQGLGANVATVYQPGCANVGCSGNSLQLDAATKAAASADVTVLVVGADQSIERESLDRTSLLLPGQQPQLVSAVANASRGPCILVIMSGGPFDISFAKSSDKISAILWVGYPGEAGGAAIADILFGHHNPSGRLPVTWYPESFTKVPMTDMRMRPDPSTGYPGRTYRFYTGDTVYAFGDGLSYTSFAHHLVSAPKQVAVPLAEGHTCLTEHCLSVEAEGGHCENLAFDVHLRVRNAGKMAGGHTVFLFSSPPSVHNAPAKHLLGFEKVALEPGQAGVVAFKVDVCKDLSVVDELGNRKVALGSHTLHVGDLKHTLNLRV